CAGAAGAATCCAACCCTCGCCCGATTTTGTCTTTTGAGCAAGCTGAGACAGAGAATCTTTTTTTGTATGGAAGAAAAGAATCTTAGAATCGCCCGGAAGCGGAATCTCACGGATCGGATTCGATTTTTTTAGTGAAACGCGGCTAACAAGATTCCAAAGATCGGCGTCTCGACCGGAGTAAAGTAATTCCGTTTTTGGAGATTCTTGAGCGCAGAGAAAAGCCCAAGTTAGACAAGACTCGTCGTCAACGTGGATTTTTTTTAAGAATTGTCCTTCCAAAGAATCACAGTAAAGACGTTTTGAAGTTCGAAACGCATTCGCGATCTTTTTGTTCGCATACTTACATTTTCCGGAGAAGAAGAGGGAATCTCCGTTTCTAAGAAGAAAAAAGAATCGGTTGTTTACGATCCTATTCTGTTGAGGAAATTGACCCGGCGCCTTGTAGAGAAAAAAGTGGATTCCAAAAATTCCTAAGAAGAAAAGGATACAAAAATAAGAATAGGATTTTTTTGAGAACATTCGTCTTGCCGGATTATAATTATATTCTTTATTTTGAATATTATGAAATGGATCCTTAGATTCTTTGTTTCTAAGAAAGTTTTTTTCGATAAAGACCGCAAAGAAAATTACGGAGAAAGAAAGGATGACCCAGCCAGCGATTCCGAGCCAGAGAGCGTCTCCCATTTCTTTATAAAATCCGAGAGGTTTGGAAAGAGTATTGGAAAGATAAAAAAGAATTTGGATTAAGAATTCAGTTACGGACCAAGAGGATTCCAAAAGAAAACGAATTCCTGTCTCGTGAAGGATCAGAGAAAGATAAAGAATCGGAAGTAATATTCCGGCTAACGGAACGACAAGGAGGTTGAGAAGAATCGATCCAAAACTGAATGCGCCGAAAGAAAAAAGAAGAACGGGCATGGTTCCCAAGCCGGCGGAAAAAGAAACGGTTAGGTTTTCTTTGAAAAAGGAAAGAATCGAATTCTCATTAGAAAGAAAGCCGAGCGAAACTTGGATCGGATAGGAAAAGAAAAAAATTCCGGTCACGGCTCCGAAAGAAAGGCAAAAAGATACCGAGTAGAAACGAGGAGGATCCCAGATCCAGAGAATCCACGCGGAACAGAGGAGGAGATCAACCGGGCGAAGTTTTCGAAAGAAAAGCCCTTGGACCAAAAGTATTCCCGCAAAGATCCAAGCTCTCGTGAGAGAAACCGGATAACCCAAAGCTGATAGATAGAGAAAGCCGGTGAGGAGTGGAACAATTCTCGGCGCTGCATATCCAAGAATCGGAAAGAAATTGAGAAGTCGAAATTGAACCCCCATAAGAATTCCTAAATGAAGACCGGAGGCCGCGAAAAGATGTAAGATTCCTCCTTCTTTTGCTTTTTGTTTAAAGTCCTTTGAGAGTTGTTTTGCCTCTCCGAAAATGAGTCCTAATGCGATCCGATTTGTATTCTTTTCCAGATTCGCTTCTCCGAGGTGTTGTAAAATTCTTTCTCGAAATCGATCTTGAAAGAAGGTTTCCGTTTTTCCAAAAAGATTTTTTCTGGAAAAGGAGAATGTCTGATTCCCCGTTTCTCTTTGAAAACGTTCTGGACAAAGAGTTGTCGCCAAAAGAAGAAAGAATATTCCAAAAATAATATATTCTGAAATTTGAAATCGTTTTCTAAAGAAAAGGCTTCCCGAAAAGACGGAGAGGAGAATTCCGATCCATAACAAGGAAGTTTCCGGGAAGATCAGCTGGATACAAATCCCGATCAAGGTTCCAAAGGAGAATTTAGAAAAAGAAGAACAAGGCTGCCAGTTGCGAATGTGTTTTCCCATACTCCAAACGGTTCCGAGGGGAGTTCGCGCGGAGGCCGTTTTGCCGATAATAAATTTTTTAGGATTGGAAATCTGTCGAAACGGATGGGATTTTTATACTTTTGGGGTTACAACGAGAACGGACCTGAATCGTTCAGCCCACAAAAATATTGAATTGTAAGAAGAATCTGTCGTAGGACCGACGTCTTCCGTAAAAGTCGCGCGCCCCACCCTGAATTTGGGCGGTGGAGGCGGGTCCGTGGGAAAACTCGGGAAACTTTTCTCTATCAGAAAAATCTAATATTTTCAAGTAAAAAATTTACTCCCAATTTTTGTAGGAACTCCTACAAAAATTCCGATTGGAATCTTGTTGATCGTAGATAGGTTTCCAACTTTGCGGCTAAGGTTAAACATATTTTAGGCGATAGAGGCGGGTCCGTGGGAAAACTCGGGAAACTTTTCTCTATCAGAAAAGCCTTATATTTGCAAATAAAAAGTTGGACCTCTCTCGTTGTGGGAATTCCTCTAAACTTTTCCCTTGGCGATCGTTCTCATCTTCTTGAATATGTGTAAGGAGATTTTGTCCTCTGAGCGAA
This is a stretch of genomic DNA from Leptospira tipperaryensis. It encodes these proteins:
- a CDS encoding ComEC/Rec2 family competence protein, with amino-acid sequence MGKHIRNWQPCSSFSKFSFGTLIGICIQLIFPETSLLWIGILLSVFSGSLFFRKRFQISEYIIFGIFFLLLATTLCPERFQRETGNQTFSFSRKNLFGKTETFFQDRFRERILQHLGEANLEKNTNRIALGLIFGEAKQLSKDFKQKAKEGGILHLFAASGLHLGILMGVQFRLLNFFPILGYAAPRIVPLLTGFLYLSALGYPVSLTRAWIFAGILLVQGLFFRKLRPVDLLLCSAWILWIWDPPRFYSVSFCLSFGAVTGIFFFSYPIQVSLGFLSNENSILSFFKENLTVSFSAGLGTMPVLLFSFGAFSFGSILLNLLVVPLAGILLPILYLSLILHETGIRFLLESSWSVTEFLIQILFYLSNTLSKPLGFYKEMGDALWLGIAGWVILSFSVIFFAVFIEKNFLRNKESKDPFHNIQNKEYNYNPARRMFSKKSYSYFCILFFLGIFGIHFFLYKAPGQFPQQNRIVNNRFFFLLRNGDSLFFSGKCKYANKKIANAFRTSKRLYCDSLEGQFLKKIHVDDESCLTWAFLCAQESPKTELLYSGRDADLWNLVSRVSLKKSNPIREIPLPGDSKILFFHTKKDSLSQLAQKTKSGEGWILLETPFGSKDRAEVWNRNRKLLGLSESWMFLEKDELQRIPLSKSF